In Candidatus Bandiella numerosa, one genomic interval encodes:
- the ssb gene encoding single-stranded DNA-binding protein encodes MAGSVNKVIIVGNVGNQPEIRVTQVSGEELATFSLATSERWKDKNTGEQKEKTDWHKVVVFAPGLIRVIKEYVHKGSKLYIEGKLQTREYQDETGIKKYTTEVVLTSYSSTLVLLDNKNDTGGFPGFNKEKNDSLRYDQKKELEDNSQEEDINSDEIPF; translated from the coding sequence ATGGCAGGAAGTGTTAACAAAGTCATAATAGTTGGCAATGTAGGAAATCAACCAGAAATCAGAGTAACTCAAGTAAGTGGAGAAGAGCTCGCTACTTTCTCACTTGCAACAAGTGAGAGATGGAAAGATAAGAACACTGGTGAACAAAAGGAAAAGACTGATTGGCATAAGGTTGTGGTTTTTGCGCCTGGGCTTATTAGAGTAATAAAGGAATATGTACATAAGGGAAGTAAACTTTATATAGAGGGGAAATTACAAACAAGAGAGTATCAGGATGAAACTGGTATAAAAAAATATACAACAGAGGTAGTGTTAACTTCATATAGCAGCACATTGGTATTGCTGGATAATAAAAATGATACAGGAGGTTTTCCTGGATTCAATAAGGAAAAAAACGATTCCTTGAGATATGACCAAAAAAAGGAATTAGAAGATAATTCTCAAGAAGAGGATATTAATTCTGACGAGATACCATTTTAA
- a CDS encoding GapR family DNA-binding domain-containing protein, which translates to MTNKEELLQIITKLENLEEERANVAQNVTDTLSEAKIKG; encoded by the coding sequence ATGACAAATAAAGAAGAGTTACTACAAATCATAACAAAATTAGAAAATTTAGAAGAAGAAAGAGCTAATGTTGCTCAGAATGTAACTGATACATTATCAGAGGCTAAAATCAAAGGCTAA
- a CDS encoding cold-shock protein has translation MKQTGTVKWYNSEKGYGFVTPNNSKKDIFIHRSALEAARLNTLDENQKIEFDIEEKQGKTSAINISKIS, from the coding sequence ATGAAACAAACAGGCACAGTAAAGTGGTACAATTCAGAGAAAGGGTACGGCTTTGTTACACCAAATAATTCTAAGAAAGATATATTTATACATAGGTCAGCATTAGAAGCAGCAAGACTTAATACTTTAGACGAGAATCAAAAGATAGAATTTGATATAGAAGAAAAGCAAGGCAAAACTTCAGCAATAAACATAAGTAAAATAAGTTAA